One Nicotiana tomentosiformis chromosome 1, ASM39032v3, whole genome shotgun sequence genomic window, gcattaaaaatattggataaaaactaaataccatGTTAAAAAGTGGTTATCCTACGCCATTTCTACTACTTATAACACCAATGATGCTCTTCTACGAAATAACATATTTAATTGGGCAAGGATCTATCGGGTTTCATGTTGTTTGGGCCTTGTTTTCAATTCAGTCGTTGTTTGTTAATTGGGCCACTGATGGATACCTATACACTTGGGCTTTTTCACTTTTAGACCCGTATCAGAAACTATTTAAATCCATTaacgaaaaagtgtataaaatttgtatataacatataaaatatatctTTATGCAAAAAATATATGTTTTTACGAATATTATTTTAAGAGtgactatacaatgtcattttccctATACACTTCCTCTGCTACTTTACCAATTTTAGTGGAATCGGTGAAAAATGATTTTACAAAGGATAACGTATCCCCCATATAGTTTGTGAGGTGACTGATGAGAAAATTTTGTCTGCCTTAAATTAGGATTATTTAGTTAGTTAGCAAAATAATTACATGTGGTTAGATGCAATATGAATGCAGGCCCCATAAATATTCCCCAAATCTTTACTATTTCCATTTTTTAGTGTAGGATTACAGGGATAGAAAGATCCTTGACAGACAAGAAATCTTCAAATAATTTGGGTCcgtaattaaaaattaaaatagaaaaagaaaatcaagggGTGTAACGTGATATTAGTTGTATTTTTAAAGTATATGCTTATGAGGTTAATTAATCTGTTAATTGTTCGTTTATTTCAGATCCTGGAAATTTGATGTTAGTTAATCTACTCTCTCATGGATCCATCTAAAACTAACATTGACTATTTcaatatattttctttaaaaaataatttgactAAAAAAGTAGGCTACACCCACATTAATAAAAAGGATCAACATTTCTAAAAATACGAAGACATAATAAGTGAGTACAATTTTCATATCTTTCCATTTGCACATGCATATTTTCAAATAAGTCTATGTCGTATAATAACATCTGATTTGAACTAAAATGGAAACAAATTTATAGAGAGAAAACATATTAGAGTAAACTTCAAGACATTCCAAAACTAAAATAAGATTAACCAAATATTGCCACACAAAACTTTTAATGCCATTTAATGTCTGTACGAAAATAGAAAGGAGAAGATGCATTTAGTACTAATTTTGTCCCCGTTTATCtgtcactttttttttctttttgattgtATTTAATATGAAATAATTGCAACTCTTAACACATTGTTTTTTGTAGTTTACAAATACTTAGCTTTTTACTTGTGATAAGAATATATTTGATAAATCaaattaatttttctttaacTAAGctccaaaaactatcaaattgattccttttttttttgtgctTGATTTATCCGGTATTAAATATTAAGTTATTAACTGACTAATTAAATTGAGTTCATATTGTGTAAGGTccactaaaaaaaatatttacttataGAACTTTCTCCATATTTAAAACTCAAAATCGGAACCTTCATTTTTTGAGAGAGATTCCATTTATCTCACTACACTACTTAAtgatattaaaaaaaattgattcGCAATCATCAAAATGAGACAAAAAAAGAAAACGAAAAAGAAAAATTCaataatatgaaaataaaatccACAGAGATTCAGAAGAGAGACTCGTTGGTTGTAAAATTGGGTCCCACAACGGCAACTAATCATATTCACTTTTTCTCTGCCCACCACATGGGCCTTAGAGCACCTGTCGCAATCCCGTAGATATCCTCAACTTACCAAGGTCAATTTCGTCCTTTCAGTTATTCGGTCTATATAAGAGACCCGCGTAGAGTACAACTCCTTACAATTCCAAATCGCAAACCGGAAAAGTTTCTCCACTCTCACACACCACTCATATTTTGTCACTAGAGATGTCGCCGGAGATCGGAAAATCGATGAAGATCCGTTACATCGTTAAGATTTGTCAGATGCTTCGGCATTGGAGAAAAAGAGCTGTGTCGTCTTCATCTAAACGAATAGCTCCTGATGTGCCTGCCGGACACGTGGCAATCTCCGTAGGCAGTAGTTGCCGGAGATTCGTCGTGCGGGCGACATACTTAAATCATCCAATTTTTAGGAAGCTATTGATTCAGGCCGAGGAAGAGTACGGTTTTTC contains:
- the LOC104104657 gene encoding auxin-induced protein 6B: MSPEIGKSMKIRYIVKICQMLRHWRKRAVSSSSKRIAPDVPAGHVAISVGSSCRRFVVRATYLNHPIFRKLLIQAEEEYGFSNHGTLAIPCDEFLFEEILRFVSRSGSGNPTRSLSLEDFQKSCHAKYRNSVENFGESRPLLRCTEKSVC